Proteins encoded within one genomic window of Pseudomonas cannabina:
- a CDS encoding CoA transferase subunit A, translating into MAGLDKRVATYEEALAGLTDNMTVLCGGFGLCGIPENLIAQIKRMGIKGLTVVSNNCGVDGFGLGILLEDRQIRKMISSYVGENALFERQLLSGELEVELTPQGTLAEKLRAGGAGIPAFYTATGYGTPVAEGKETRQFNGRNVILEEAITGDFALIKGWKADHFGNVIYRHTAQNFNPVVATAGRITVVEVEEIVEPGMLLPTRIHTPGIYVDRVIQGTFEKRIEQRTVRAS; encoded by the coding sequence ATGGCTGGGCTCGACAAACGCGTAGCGACCTACGAAGAGGCCCTCGCCGGGCTGACCGACAATATGACGGTGCTGTGCGGCGGCTTCGGCCTGTGCGGCATTCCCGAGAATCTGATTGCGCAGATCAAGCGCATGGGCATCAAGGGCCTGACTGTGGTGTCCAACAACTGCGGCGTCGATGGTTTCGGCCTGGGCATCCTGCTTGAGGACCGGCAGATCCGTAAAATGATTTCGTCCTATGTCGGCGAGAACGCGCTGTTCGAGCGGCAACTGCTCAGCGGCGAGCTGGAGGTCGAGCTCACCCCGCAGGGCACCCTTGCCGAAAAACTGCGCGCAGGCGGTGCGGGCATTCCAGCTTTTTATACCGCGACCGGTTACGGCACCCCCGTGGCAGAAGGCAAAGAAACCCGCCAGTTCAATGGCCGCAATGTGATTCTGGAAGAAGCCATCACTGGCGACTTCGCGCTGATCAAGGGCTGGAAAGCCGACCACTTCGGCAATGTGATCTATCGTCACACGGCGCAGAATTTCAATCCGGTGGTCGCGACCGCAGGCCGAATCACTGTGGTCGAAGTCGAAGAAATCGTCGAGCCGGGCATGCTGCTGCCGACCCGGATTCACACGCCGGGCATTTACGTGGACCGCGTGATTCAGGGCACCTTCGAGAAGCGCATCGAACAACGCACCGTCAGAGCCTCATGA
- a CDS encoding glycosyltransferase family 4 protein → MRIAIVHDWLVSYSGAERVLASLINVWPEADLFSVIDFFSDQDRAHLHGKVARTTFIQKLPGAKKHYPRYLPLMPLAIEQLDLSGYDLIISSSHAVAKGVLSGPDQLHISYIHSPIRYAWDLQHQYLQESGLSHGFKGALARLILHYMRLWDQRTSTGVDALIANSGFIGARISKAYQRDSTVIYPPVDTLGFTMSGARQDFYLSASRMVPYKRMPMIAEAFAAMPDKRLVMIGDGPDLAKAQAIASQVPNITLLGFQPASILLKHMRSAKAFVFAAEEDFGITPVEAQACGTPVIAFGKGDVLETVRGLDHPQPTGVFYRQQSSAALITAVDEFEAAQSRITPQACRNNAERFSLARFEREIKAFVDQQLAAARSNYLERLPQPPLAAQHSPDANSDLPIRAVPLKSV, encoded by the coding sequence ATGAGAATCGCTATCGTCCACGACTGGCTGGTGTCGTATTCCGGCGCAGAGCGCGTGCTGGCTTCGCTGATCAATGTATGGCCCGAAGCAGACCTGTTCTCGGTCATCGATTTCTTCAGTGATCAGGATCGTGCGCACCTGCACGGCAAAGTGGCCAGAACGACGTTCATCCAGAAGCTGCCTGGTGCCAAAAAACACTATCCGCGTTATCTGCCACTGATGCCGCTGGCCATCGAGCAACTGGACCTGTCCGGCTACGACCTGATCATCAGCAGCAGCCATGCCGTCGCCAAGGGCGTGCTCAGCGGCCCGGATCAACTGCACATCAGTTACATCCACTCGCCGATCCGCTATGCCTGGGACCTGCAACACCAATACCTGCAGGAATCGGGGTTGAGCCACGGGTTCAAAGGCGCTCTGGCGCGCCTGATCCTGCATTACATGCGCCTGTGGGACCAGCGCACTTCGACCGGCGTAGACGCATTGATTGCCAACTCGGGCTTCATCGGTGCGCGCATCAGCAAGGCGTATCAGCGGGATTCCACGGTCATCTACCCGCCGGTGGACACACTGGGCTTTACCATGAGCGGCGCTCGCCAGGATTTCTACCTCAGCGCCTCGCGCATGGTGCCCTACAAACGGATGCCGATGATTGCCGAAGCCTTCGCCGCCATGCCGGACAAACGCCTGGTCATGATCGGTGACGGGCCGGATCTGGCCAAGGCGCAAGCGATTGCCAGTCAAGTGCCCAACATTACGCTGCTGGGTTTCCAGCCGGCCTCGATACTGCTGAAACACATGCGCAGCGCCAAGGCCTTCGTGTTCGCCGCCGAGGAAGATTTCGGCATCACTCCGGTTGAAGCTCAGGCCTGTGGCACACCGGTCATCGCGTTCGGCAAAGGCGACGTTCTGGAAACCGTGCGCGGCCTGGATCACCCGCAGCCCACCGGCGTGTTCTACCGGCAGCAAAGCAGCGCCGCGCTGATTACCGCCGTCGATGAATTCGAGGCCGCACAATCGCGTATCACGCCGCAGGCCTGCCGAAACAATGCCGAGCGCTTTTCACTGGCGCGCTTCGAAAGGGAAATCAAAGCTTTCGTCGACCAGCAACTGGCCGCCGCCCGATCGAACTATCTTGAGCGGCTGCCTCAGCCGCCGCTGGCCGCTCAGCACTCGCCAGACGCGAACAGCGATTTGCCGATCCGCGCAGTCCCCCTGAAATCTGTCTGA
- a CDS encoding glycerophosphodiester phosphodiesterase, producing the protein MHGFSTTLLKRTLLAAAVMSSLMLSSGLASAAESPGKLLSEKYGLPWPAAIAHRGASFDAPEETIPAYTLARDLGADYLEMDIQRTQDGVLIALHDDVLERTTNIAQVFPTRVKDPVSSFTLAELKQLDAGSWFNKAYPDRARDSYAGLQILTLDEVIDIAEGGANKPGLYIETKVPNKFPGVEADLKKALAKRGWLTERPAAAAGHVNVAHMPGRVVLQTFEKQSLELLQKEMPNVPKVMLLWIGEGSIEPKSSVAFKDSGFKDKASYYGAQEVKSPEEFAQWIDWAKAHGAIGTGPSSKLTQGGDQSYMDLVKPWMNTLTHEKGLVIHPYTLDDEADFKRISNDGVDGFFTNRTAELLKFYGRPAKESIDSILKRNGY; encoded by the coding sequence ATGCACGGATTTTCCACCACGCTGTTGAAACGCACTCTGTTGGCCGCCGCTGTCATGTCGAGCCTGATGCTGTCATCAGGCCTGGCATCGGCGGCAGAATCGCCGGGCAAGCTGTTGAGCGAGAAGTACGGCCTGCCGTGGCCCGCTGCGATCGCCCATCGCGGCGCCTCGTTCGACGCGCCGGAAGAGACCATCCCGGCCTACACCCTGGCGCGGGATCTGGGCGCGGACTATCTGGAAATGGACATCCAGCGCACCCAGGACGGCGTGCTGATTGCGCTGCACGACGACGTGCTGGAACGCACGACCAACATTGCTCAAGTATTCCCGACGCGGGTCAAGGACCCGGTCAGTTCCTTTACCTTGGCAGAGCTCAAGCAACTGGACGCCGGTTCATGGTTCAACAAGGCCTACCCGGATCGGGCGCGCGACAGTTACGCCGGGTTGCAAATTCTGACCCTGGACGAAGTCATCGATATCGCCGAAGGCGGCGCCAACAAGCCGGGGCTGTATATCGAGACCAAGGTGCCGAACAAGTTTCCCGGCGTCGAAGCCGACCTGAAGAAGGCACTGGCCAAGCGCGGCTGGCTGACTGAGCGCCCGGCCGCCGCTGCGGGCCATGTCAACGTCGCGCATATGCCCGGGCGTGTGGTGTTGCAGACTTTCGAGAAGCAGAGCCTGGAACTGTTGCAGAAAGAAATGCCGAACGTGCCCAAAGTCATGCTGCTGTGGATTGGCGAAGGCTCGATCGAGCCCAAATCCAGCGTCGCGTTCAAGGATTCCGGCTTCAAGGACAAGGCCAGCTATTACGGGGCGCAGGAAGTCAAATCGCCGGAAGAATTCGCGCAGTGGATTGACTGGGCCAAGGCCCATGGCGCCATCGGCACCGGCCCATCATCAAAACTGACGCAAGGCGGCGATCAAAGCTATATGGACCTGGTCAAGCCATGGATGAACACCCTCACCCATGAAAAAGGCCTGGTGATTCACCCTTACACCTTGGACGACGAAGCGGATTTCAAGCGGATCAGCAATGACGGCGTTGATGGTTTCTTCACCAACCGTACCGCCGAACTGTTGAAGTTCTATGGTCGGCCGGCCAAGGAAAGCATCGACTCGATCCTGAAGCGTAACGGCTACTGA
- a CDS encoding polysaccharide biosynthesis/export family protein has protein sequence MSQTLLAVILFSLILQGCAFAPGQHMTPDDVTLSDPDEPQAKLIAITPGTLRQQQLRAAAEANALPQKLLDYKTPEYVIGPGDTLLVTVFEHPELTAPGSQDQLDANTREVLIDGTLFFPYVGRIRAGGKTVSQIREQLRMGLAPQYTEVKVDVKVLRYNSQRVLLSGSFKVPGPQSITNIPLSLVQAVSIAGVELNDANLAGLTLRRDGEDFLIDIDSLNRKGSQLSRIFLKDGDYLHLNSNSKNRIYVLGEVRNPQVISFGTTRLTLLEALGNAGGLSPDSADGDAVYVIRGAENFAEAPSTVYQLKGKKPTAYLLAGQFELKAQDVVFVGPADITRWSRFISQLLGSASVVQTGAAFRN, from the coding sequence ATGAGTCAGACGTTACTCGCCGTAATACTTTTCAGCCTGATCCTGCAGGGCTGTGCATTCGCACCAGGCCAGCACATGACGCCCGACGATGTCACCCTCAGCGACCCGGATGAGCCACAGGCAAAACTGATTGCCATCACCCCCGGCACTCTGCGCCAGCAACAATTGCGCGCGGCCGCCGAGGCCAATGCCTTGCCGCAAAAGCTGCTTGATTACAAAACCCCGGAATACGTGATCGGCCCCGGCGACACCTTGCTGGTCACGGTGTTCGAACACCCGGAGCTGACTGCACCGGGTTCTCAGGATCAGCTCGACGCCAATACCCGGGAAGTGCTGATTGATGGCACTCTGTTTTTCCCCTACGTCGGGCGCATCCGCGCGGGTGGCAAGACGGTCAGCCAGATCCGCGAACAATTGCGCATGGGCCTTGCGCCGCAATACACCGAGGTCAAAGTCGACGTCAAAGTGCTGCGTTACAACAGCCAGCGTGTGTTGCTGTCCGGTTCCTTCAAAGTGCCCGGCCCGCAATCGATCACCAATATCCCGCTAAGCCTGGTGCAGGCGGTGAGCATCGCCGGTGTCGAGCTGAACGATGCCAACCTGGCCGGGCTGACCCTGCGCCGCGACGGCGAGGATTTTCTGATCGACATCGATTCGCTCAACCGCAAGGGCTCGCAACTCAGCCGGATCTTTCTCAAGGACGGTGACTATCTGCACCTGAACAGCAACTCGAAAAACCGCATTTACGTGCTGGGTGAAGTGCGCAACCCGCAAGTCATCTCGTTCGGCACCACCCGTTTGACGCTGCTTGAAGCACTGGGAAATGCCGGAGGGCTGAGCCCGGACAGCGCCGACGGCGACGCGGTTTATGTGATACGTGGCGCGGAAAATTTCGCCGAGGCGCCTTCCACCGTGTATCAGTTGAAAGGTAAAAAGCCCACGGCTTATCTGCTCGCAGGGCAATTCGAACTCAAAGCGCAAGACGTGGTGTTTGTCGGCCCGGCTGACATCACTCGCTGGAGCCGCTTCATCAGTCAATTGTTGGGATCGGCCAGCGTGGTGCAGACGGGTGCTGCGTTCCGCAACTGA
- a CDS encoding CoA transferase subunit B: protein MALSREQMAQRVARELKDGYYVNLGIGIPTLVANYVPDDIDVMLQSENGLLGMGAFPTEETIDADMINAGKQTVTARIGASIFSSAESFAMIRGGHVDLTVLGAFEVDVEGNIASWMIPGKLVKGMGGAMDLVAGADNIIVTMTHASKDGESKLLPRCTLPLTGAGCIRKVLTDLAYLEIENGSFILRERAPGVSVEEIVAKTAGKLVVPDDVIEMSF from the coding sequence ATGGCACTTTCCCGCGAACAAATGGCTCAACGCGTCGCCCGTGAACTCAAGGACGGCTATTACGTGAACCTGGGCATCGGCATTCCGACGCTGGTCGCCAACTACGTGCCGGACGACATCGACGTTATGCTGCAATCGGAAAACGGCCTGTTGGGCATGGGTGCGTTTCCGACCGAAGAGACCATTGATGCGGACATGATCAACGCGGGCAAACAGACGGTGACGGCTCGGATCGGTGCGTCGATTTTCTCGTCGGCCGAGTCCTTCGCCATGATTCGCGGTGGCCATGTCGACCTCACGGTACTGGGCGCTTTCGAGGTCGACGTCGAAGGCAACATCGCCTCGTGGATGATCCCCGGCAAACTGGTCAAAGGCATGGGCGGCGCGATGGACCTGGTGGCCGGTGCCGACAACATCATCGTGACCATGACCCACGCGTCAAAGGACGGCGAATCCAAATTGCTGCCGCGCTGCACACTGCCCCTGACCGGCGCGGGCTGCATCCGCAAGGTCCTGACCGACCTGGCATACCTTGAAATCGAAAACGGCAGCTTTATCCTCCGTGAGCGCGCACCGGGTGTCAGCGTGGAAGAAATCGTCGCCAAGACCGCCGGTAAACTGGTTGTACCGGATGACGTGATCGAGATGAGTTTTTGA
- the ssuE gene encoding NADPH-dependent FMN reductase, with the protein MLVVSLSGSPSLKSRSGVVLAHASSWLQSHGVAVTTLRIRDFNAEDLLFARFDSPQVVEFVEAVRQADGLLIGTPVYKASFSGALKTLLDLLPERALHGKVVLPLATGGSIAHMLAVDYALKPVLSTLKSQEVLHGIFAIDTQVSYGDNEEGGTLDEILTERLHEGLEHFYHGLQRRLQARHKQAGGHLQLAL; encoded by the coding sequence ATGCTCGTTGTTTCACTTTCCGGCAGTCCGTCCCTCAAATCCCGCTCAGGCGTAGTCCTGGCCCACGCCAGCAGTTGGTTGCAAAGCCATGGCGTGGCAGTCACTACGCTGCGCATTCGCGACTTCAATGCCGAGGACTTGTTATTCGCCCGTTTCGACAGCCCGCAGGTGGTGGAATTTGTCGAAGCGGTCAGGCAGGCCGATGGTCTGCTGATCGGCACGCCGGTGTACAAAGCGTCGTTTTCCGGCGCGCTGAAAACCCTGCTAGACCTGCTGCCGGAACGTGCCCTGCATGGCAAAGTGGTCCTGCCGCTGGCAACCGGCGGCAGCATTGCGCACATGCTGGCGGTGGATTACGCGCTCAAGCCGGTGCTTTCAACGCTCAAATCCCAGGAAGTGCTGCACGGCATTTTCGCCATCGACACGCAAGTCAGCTACGGCGACAACGAAGAAGGCGGCACGCTGGATGAAATCCTCACCGAGCGCCTGCATGAAGGGCTGGAACACTTCTACCACGGCCTGCAACGCCGATTACAGGCGCGTCACAAACAGGCGGGCGGGCATTTGCAACTGGCGCTGTAA
- a CDS encoding LysE family translocator — protein sequence MVFSFDLLLAFALFAFVTSVTPGPNNMMLLASGVNFGFSRTLPHMLGISVGFFVLVLAVGFGLGSVFKAWPVLYTLLRYVGAAYLLYLAWKIATSGPAAENVESKGKPFSFMNAALFQWVNPKAWIMAIGAISTYTPMQGYFYNVVVISAVFALINLPSVGIWAGFGSLLRNVLRDPLGLRIFNGVMAALLVASLYPLFVEH from the coding sequence ATGGTGTTCTCATTTGATTTACTGCTGGCGTTCGCGCTGTTCGCGTTCGTGACCTCGGTCACCCCTGGCCCGAACAACATGATGCTGCTCGCATCGGGCGTGAATTTCGGGTTCAGTCGCACCCTTCCGCATATGTTGGGTATCAGCGTTGGTTTCTTCGTTCTGGTGTTGGCCGTCGGCTTCGGGTTGGGCAGCGTGTTCAAGGCCTGGCCGGTGCTTTACACCCTTTTGCGTTACGTGGGCGCCGCCTATCTGCTGTACCTGGCCTGGAAGATCGCCACCTCAGGCCCGGCTGCCGAAAATGTAGAAAGTAAAGGCAAGCCTTTCAGCTTCATGAACGCCGCGCTTTTCCAGTGGGTCAATCCGAAGGCGTGGATCATGGCGATCGGGGCCATCAGCACTTACACGCCGATGCAGGGTTATTTTTACAACGTGGTGGTGATTTCGGCGGTGTTCGCACTCATCAACCTGCCCAGCGTAGGCATCTGGGCCGGTTTTGGTAGCCTGTTGCGCAACGTCCTGCGCGATCCGCTGGGCTTGCGGATCTTCAATGGCGTGATGGCCGCCTTGCTGGTGGCGTCGCTGTATCCGTTGTTTGTCGAGCATTAA
- a CDS encoding short-chain fatty acid transporter, which yields MTANVEESRSARFALRCAAWAERWFPDSWVFAALAVVIVTLATLAIGARPAEAAKAFGDGFWSLIPFTMQMAFVVIGGYVVASSPPAVRLIDRLARVPRNGRSAVAWVALIAMLASLLNWGLSLVFGGLLVRALARRTDLRMDYRAAGAAAYLGLGAVWALGLSSSAAQLQANPASLPPSILAITGVIPFTETIFLWQSGVMLAALVVISLIVAYATAPGPNSARDASACGVDPAFNLPPLPARTRPGEWLEYSPLLIILMVLLGIGWLFNEFSSKPAITAISGLNTYNFLFIMLGALLHWRPRSFLDAVTRAVPTTTGVLIQFPLYGSIAALLTTVKGGDAQTLAHYISTFFTSIASHDTYAILMGVYSAILGFFIPSGGGKWIIEAPYVMQVANDLQYHLGWAVQIYNAAEALPNLINPFYMLPLLGVLDLKARDLIGFSFVQLLVHTPLVLFLLWALGTTLAYTPPVMP from the coding sequence ATGACCGCCAACGTCGAAGAAAGCCGCTCGGCCCGATTTGCCCTGCGCTGCGCCGCCTGGGCGGAGCGCTGGTTTCCTGATTCCTGGGTATTCGCTGCACTCGCAGTGGTCATCGTCACGCTCGCAACGCTGGCCATCGGCGCGCGTCCGGCCGAAGCGGCGAAGGCGTTCGGCGATGGTTTCTGGAGCCTGATACCGTTCACCATGCAGATGGCTTTCGTGGTCATCGGCGGTTATGTGGTCGCCAGTTCGCCGCCCGCCGTGCGGCTGATCGACCGGTTAGCCCGGGTGCCGCGCAATGGCCGTTCGGCCGTGGCCTGGGTGGCGCTGATTGCCATGCTGGCCTCACTGCTCAACTGGGGGCTGTCGCTGGTATTCGGGGGTTTGCTGGTTCGCGCCCTCGCCCGCCGCACCGACCTGCGCATGGATTATCGCGCGGCCGGTGCCGCGGCCTACCTCGGGTTGGGTGCGGTGTGGGCGCTGGGTCTGTCGTCTTCGGCCGCCCAGTTACAAGCCAACCCGGCCAGCCTGCCGCCGTCGATCCTCGCAATCACCGGCGTGATCCCGTTCACTGAAACCATCTTTCTCTGGCAATCCGGCGTCATGCTCGCGGCGCTGGTGGTCATCTCGCTGATCGTCGCTTACGCCACCGCGCCCGGCCCCAACAGTGCCCGCGATGCCAGCGCCTGTGGCGTTGACCCTGCGTTCAATCTGCCACCACTGCCTGCGCGCACCCGCCCTGGCGAATGGCTGGAATACAGCCCGCTGCTGATTATCCTGATGGTGCTGCTGGGCATCGGCTGGCTGTTCAACGAGTTTTCCAGCAAACCGGCGATCACGGCGATTTCCGGACTCAACACGTACAACTTTCTGTTCATCATGCTAGGCGCGTTGTTGCACTGGCGGCCGCGCAGCTTTCTCGATGCCGTGACGCGAGCGGTGCCGACCACCACCGGCGTACTGATCCAATTCCCGCTGTACGGCTCGATTGCCGCATTGTTGACCACCGTCAAAGGCGGCGATGCCCAGACCCTCGCGCATTACATATCGACGTTCTTCACCAGCATCGCCTCCCACGACACCTACGCGATCCTGATGGGTGTCTATTCGGCCATATTGGGATTCTTCATTCCGTCGGGCGGCGGCAAGTGGATCATCGAAGCACCTTACGTGATGCAAGTGGCCAATGATCTGCAGTATCACCTGGGGTGGGCGGTGCAGATCTACAACGCCGCCGAGGCGTTGCCGAACCTGATCAACCCGTTCTATATGTTGCCGCTGCTGGGCGTACTGGACCTGAAGGCGCGGGACCTGATCGGCTTTTCGTTCGTCCAGTTGCTGGTCCATACGCCGCTGGTGCTGTTTCTGCTGTGGGCGTTAGGCACGACGTTGGCCTACACGCCACCGGTCATGCCCTGA
- a CDS encoding LysR family transcriptional regulator → MNVKQLRAFLAVAQYLSFAQAGERLNVSQPALSLTIKALEEDLGGQLLTRTTRNVGLTPEGETLLPLARQLLADWDNTEELLRQRFTLQTGRVSIAAMPSFAGNLLPGALKVFRSRYPRVNVAVHDVVNEQVLEMVRHRRVELGIGFEPESSSALLFTPFYLDRFVAVVAHDSPLAERNEVSWGALLGEDFIALQRPSAVRLLLEQAIEPTHGKLSVAFESHQLSTIGRMVANGLGVSAVPSLCIGQMQELGARCIPLIEPRIERRIGLMMLADHQLSAAAQALREVLIENARASR, encoded by the coding sequence ATGAACGTCAAACAGCTTCGGGCCTTTCTGGCAGTCGCGCAGTACCTGAGTTTTGCTCAGGCCGGTGAGCGGCTGAATGTGTCGCAACCGGCACTAAGCCTGACGATCAAGGCGCTGGAGGAGGACCTGGGCGGGCAATTGTTGACGCGCACCACGCGCAACGTCGGCCTGACACCAGAGGGCGAAACCCTGCTGCCGCTGGCACGCCAGCTGTTGGCGGACTGGGACAACACCGAAGAATTGCTGCGTCAGCGCTTCACCCTGCAAACAGGCCGGGTTTCCATCGCCGCGATGCCGTCGTTCGCGGGCAACCTGCTGCCCGGAGCGCTGAAAGTGTTCCGCAGCCGCTATCCGCGGGTCAATGTCGCTGTGCATGACGTGGTCAATGAGCAGGTGCTGGAAATGGTGCGCCATCGGCGTGTCGAATTGGGTATCGGTTTCGAGCCGGAGTCCAGCAGTGCGCTGCTGTTCACACCGTTCTACCTGGATCGTTTCGTTGCCGTGGTCGCCCACGATTCGCCACTGGCCGAGCGCAACGAAGTGTCTTGGGGCGCGTTGCTGGGCGAAGATTTCATTGCGTTGCAACGACCGTCTGCCGTGCGCCTGTTGCTGGAACAGGCCATCGAGCCCACGCATGGCAAGCTCTCCGTGGCGTTCGAGAGTCATCAGCTTTCCACCATTGGCCGCATGGTTGCCAACGGACTGGGTGTCAGCGCGGTGCCGTCGCTGTGCATCGGGCAGATGCAGGAGCTTGGCGCACGTTGCATCCCCTTGATCGAGCCGCGCATCGAGCGTCGTATCGGCCTGATGATGCTGGCCGATCATCAGCTTTCAGCCGCTGCGCAGGCGTTGCGGGAGGTGCTGATCGAAAATGCTCGGGCAAGTCGATAG
- a CDS encoding undecaprenyl-phosphate glucose phosphotransferase yields the protein MRNPVRGILHAHQSALSVAHRLLDLTVIVLIGHWQNRLTAFDSTEAWLHIILAVLVFHWVSEYHQLYGSWRGERILRELNKVFNYWALTFASLLSVNSLLLGRLQLPDNAQMSWFALVLAVLCGYRLLIRLALHSLRRNGFNTRRVVIVGTGQVGERLARSISVAPWMGLNLLGFYDSHPQQMDLDDHGRRLSVLGDLDQLIDDAREGRIDKVYITLAFSAEPQLSALVTGLSDTTASVYLIPDVFMFDLLHARSESINGLASISIFDSPMDGAWSLVKRAEDIVLSSLILLLIALPLLLIAIAIKLTSPGPVLFRQRRYGLDGRSIMVWKFRSMSVQENGDVVHQATRNDARVTPLGGFLRRTSLDELPQFFNVLYGDMSIVGPRPHAVAHNEQYRKQVSGYMLRHKVKPGITGWAQINGWRGETDTLDKMRMRIEFDLEYIERWSIWLDLKIILLTLFKGFLNKNAF from the coding sequence ATGCGCAATCCGGTTCGCGGCATTCTGCACGCCCATCAGTCGGCACTCTCGGTCGCCCATCGCCTGCTCGACCTGACAGTGATCGTGCTGATCGGTCACTGGCAAAACCGCCTGACTGCCTTTGACAGCACCGAAGCCTGGCTGCACATCATCCTCGCCGTGCTGGTGTTCCACTGGGTCAGTGAATACCACCAGCTTTATGGCTCGTGGCGCGGCGAACGCATCCTTCGCGAACTGAACAAGGTGTTCAATTACTGGGCCCTGACCTTCGCCAGCCTGCTGTCAGTCAACAGCCTGCTGCTGGGTCGCCTGCAACTGCCCGATAACGCCCAGATGAGCTGGTTCGCGCTGGTGCTGGCGGTGCTGTGCGGCTACCGGCTGCTGATCCGGCTGGCGCTGCATAGCCTGCGGCGCAACGGCTTCAATACGCGGCGGGTGGTCATCGTCGGCACCGGTCAGGTGGGCGAGCGGCTGGCGCGCTCGATTTCGGTAGCGCCGTGGATGGGGCTCAACCTGCTGGGCTTCTATGACTCGCACCCGCAGCAGATGGACCTGGATGACCATGGACGTCGACTGTCGGTGCTGGGTGATCTGGACCAGTTGATCGACGATGCCCGCGAAGGCCGGATTGACAAGGTTTACATCACGCTGGCGTTCAGCGCCGAACCGCAGTTAAGCGCATTGGTAACCGGCCTCAGTGACACCACCGCGTCGGTGTATTTGATTCCGGACGTGTTCATGTTCGATTTGCTGCACGCGCGCAGCGAAAGCATCAATGGTCTGGCCAGTATCAGCATTTTCGACTCACCCATGGACGGTGCCTGGAGCCTGGTGAAACGCGCAGAAGATATTGTCCTGTCCAGCCTGATCCTGCTGCTGATCGCCCTGCCGTTGCTGCTGATCGCCATCGCCATCAAGCTCACCTCCCCCGGCCCGGTGCTGTTTCGCCAGCGCCGCTACGGGCTGGACGGCCGTTCGATCATGGTCTGGAAATTTCGCAGCATGAGCGTGCAGGAAAACGGTGACGTGGTGCATCAGGCCACCCGCAATGACGCGCGAGTCACACCGCTGGGCGGGTTTCTGCGCCGCACGTCGCTGGATGAACTGCCACAGTTCTTTAACGTGCTGTACGGCGATATGTCGATCGTCGGCCCGCGACCGCATGCCGTGGCGCACAACGAGCAGTACCGCAAACAGGTAAGCGGCTACATGTTGCGCCACAAGGTCAAGCCCGGCATCACCGGCTGGGCACAGATCAACGGCTGGCGCGGCGAAACCGACACGCTGGACAAGATGCGCATGCGGATCGAATTCGATCTGGAATACATCGAGCGCTGGTCGATCTGGCTGGACCTGAAAATCATTCTGCTGACGCTGTTCAAAGGCTTCCTTAACAAAAACGCCTTCTGA
- a CDS encoding 2-hydroxyacid dehydrogenase, with translation MTTVLVLVENLDTYLPILESSGFQLIRAPTAEQRAEAIATHGQAISAVVTRGPLGFFAEEMDALPHLRIICVSGAGYEKVDLPAARARGITVTNGAGVNAATVADHALALLLSLVRDIPQADASVRRAEWRKAVRPSLAGKRLGIIGLGAVGLAIAKRAAAFDIVIGYHNRTPRNDCRYTWHASAQALAAESDVLVIATPGGNSTQHLVDARVLEALGPEGFLVNIARASVVDTPALVRALENQQIAGAALDVFDDEPNVPDVLKTLTNVVLTPHVAGLSPEASRDSVQMVNDNLLAFFAGQPVLTPVTE, from the coding sequence ATGACAACGGTGTTGGTGCTGGTTGAAAACCTGGACACATATTTGCCGATTCTGGAAAGCAGTGGCTTCCAGCTGATTCGTGCGCCAACGGCCGAGCAGCGTGCCGAGGCGATTGCCACCCACGGTCAAGCCATCAGCGCAGTCGTGACGCGCGGGCCGCTGGGTTTTTTTGCAGAGGAAATGGATGCGCTGCCGCATTTGCGCATCATCTGCGTGAGCGGCGCGGGTTACGAGAAAGTTGATCTGCCCGCCGCCAGGGCGCGAGGTATCACGGTGACCAACGGCGCCGGGGTCAACGCCGCGACAGTGGCCGATCATGCGTTGGCGCTGTTGCTGTCGCTGGTACGCGATATCCCGCAGGCCGATGCCTCGGTCCGCCGCGCCGAATGGCGCAAGGCCGTGCGTCCGTCACTGGCAGGCAAACGCCTGGGCATCATCGGTCTGGGGGCCGTGGGGCTGGCCATCGCCAAACGGGCGGCCGCGTTCGACATCGTTATCGGTTACCACAACCGCACGCCGCGCAACGATTGCCGCTACACCTGGCACGCTTCGGCGCAGGCGCTGGCGGCCGAGTCGGACGTATTGGTGATTGCTACGCCCGGGGGCAACAGCACGCAACACCTGGTCGATGCGCGTGTGCTGGAAGCACTGGGCCCGGAAGGCTTTCTGGTCAACATTGCCCGTGCCAGCGTCGTGGATACCCCAGCGCTGGTCAGAGCGCTTGAAAACCAGCAGATTGCCGGGGCTGCGCTGGATGTATTCGATGACGAACCCAATGTGCCGGACGTGCTCAAGACCCTGACCAATGTCGTGCTCACGCCACACGTGGCCGGCCTGTCGCCCGAGGCATCGAGAGACAGTGTGCAAATGGTTAACGACAACCTGCTGGCGTTCTTTGCCGGGCAGCCGGTGTTGACGCCGGTCACTGAATAA